In one Chryseobacterium camelliae genomic region, the following are encoded:
- the greA gene encoding transcription elongation factor GreA, whose translation MASYVTKEGLDKMKAELEQLETIERPRITQQIAEARDKGDLSENAEYDAAKEAQGMLEMRISKLKDVISTSKIIDESQLDTSKVSILTTVKLKNNATKQEQVFKLVPDNESDLKSGKISVNTPIAKGLLGKVVGETAEITLPNGNKLSFEVLEITL comes from the coding sequence ATGGCAAGCTATGTTACAAAGGAGGGACTAGACAAAATGAAAGCCGAGCTGGAACAGTTGGAAACGATTGAGAGACCTAGAATTACCCAGCAGATTGCAGAAGCCAGAGATAAGGGAGATCTTTCAGAAAATGCTGAATATGATGCTGCTAAAGAAGCGCAGGGGATGCTGGAAATGAGGATTTCTAAATTAAAGGACGTTATTTCTACTTCTAAAATTATAGATGAAAGCCAATTAGATACTTCTAAAGTTTCAATTTTAACAACGGTGAAGCTTAAAAATAACGCTACAAAGCAAGAACAGGTATTTAAATTGGTTCCTGATAATGAAAGTGATCTTAAATCCGGAAAAATTTCTGTAAATACCCCTATTGCTAAAGGTCTTTTGGGTAAAGTGGTTGGTGAAACTGCCGAAATTACTTTGCCAAACGGAAATAAACTGTCTTTCGAAGTATTGGAAATCACTCTGTAA
- a CDS encoding HIT family protein, with protein MSTIFTKIINGEIPAYKIAEDENFIAFLDAMPLVKGHTLVVPKKEVDLIFDLDSDEYKNLWGFAQEVAKKVKNAIPCIRVGVAVVGLEVPHAHIHLIPLNKMEDMNFRNDRLKLSVEEYTEIQNSIINS; from the coding sequence ATGAGCACAATATTCACTAAAATAATTAACGGAGAAATACCGGCTTATAAAATTGCTGAAGATGAAAATTTTATTGCATTTTTAGATGCAATGCCTTTGGTAAAAGGACATACGTTGGTAGTTCCGAAGAAAGAAGTCGATTTGATTTTTGATTTGGATAGTGATGAATATAAAAATCTTTGGGGATTTGCTCAGGAAGTCGCTAAGAAAGTAAAAAATGCAATTCCATGTATAAGAGTGGGAGTTGCTGTAGTAGGGCTGGAAGTTCCTCATGCTCATATCCATTTGATCCCTTTGAATAAAATGGAAGACATGAACTTCAGAAATGACAGACTGAAATTATCTGTAGAAGAGTATACAGAAATTCAAAATTCAATTATTAATTCTTAA
- the clpX gene encoding ATP-dependent Clp protease ATP-binding subunit ClpX produces MNSNQCSFCGRKRNEVQMLISGQNGFICENCIEQAHSIVKDSNSKTGYSPAENIDELKKPKEIKSFLDQYVIGQDQAKKQLSIAVYNHYKRLLHAKDENREVELEKSNIIMIGETGTGKTLLAKTIARELNVPFCIVDATILTEAGYVGEDVESILSRLLMVADYDVEKAEKGIVFIDEIDKIARKSDNPSITRDVSGEGVQQGLLKLLEGSIVNVPPQGGRKHPDQKYIQVNTQNILFIAGGAFDGIKEIIERRMNKQAIGFSSEKINKVDENEYVLRNINAIDLRSFGLIPELLGRFPIITYLEKLTKETMVRIMKEPKNSIVNQFVELFKMDGIQLTFTDDAIEKIVEETMEKGLGARGLRGTTEKVLEDYMFDIGEQNEIVLTADNILVTK; encoded by the coding sequence ATGAACTCAAATCAATGTTCATTCTGCGGCAGAAAAAGAAATGAAGTACAGATGCTGATTTCGGGGCAGAATGGTTTTATTTGTGAAAACTGTATCGAGCAGGCGCATTCAATTGTAAAAGACAGTAATTCTAAGACAGGATATTCTCCTGCTGAAAATATAGACGAGCTGAAAAAGCCGAAAGAGATTAAAAGCTTTTTGGATCAGTATGTAATCGGGCAGGATCAGGCAAAAAAGCAGCTTTCGATAGCCGTTTATAATCATTACAAAAGACTGCTTCATGCTAAAGATGAAAATAGAGAAGTAGAACTTGAGAAGTCAAACATCATCATGATCGGTGAAACCGGAACGGGAAAAACGTTGTTGGCGAAAACGATTGCACGTGAGCTGAATGTTCCGTTTTGTATTGTAGATGCTACCATTCTTACAGAAGCCGGTTATGTGGGTGAAGATGTGGAAAGTATCTTGTCAAGACTTTTAATGGTGGCGGACTACGATGTTGAAAAAGCAGAGAAAGGGATTGTATTTATAGATGAAATTGATAAAATTGCCAGAAAATCTGATAACCCGAGTATTACAAGAGATGTTTCCGGAGAAGGAGTGCAGCAGGGTTTATTGAAATTGCTGGAAGGAAGTATCGTGAATGTTCCGCCGCAAGGAGGAAGAAAGCATCCTGATCAAAAATATATCCAGGTGAACACTCAGAATATTTTGTTCATTGCAGGTGGAGCTTTTGACGGAATTAAGGAAATTATTGAGCGAAGAATGAATAAGCAGGCGATTGGTTTCAGCTCAGAAAAAATTAATAAAGTTGATGAGAATGAATATGTGTTAAGAAATATTAATGCAATAGATTTAAGATCTTTCGGGTTGATTCCTGAGCTTTTGGGAAGGTTCCCGATCATTACCTATCTGGAAAAACTTACGAAAGAGACCATGGTTCGAATCATGAAAGAACCTAAAAATTCTATTGTAAATCAGTTTGTTGAGCTTTTCAAAATGGATGGCATACAGCTGACTTTCACAGATGATGCCATTGAAAAGATTGTGGAAGAGACTATGGAAAAGGGATTGGGAGCAAGAGGACTTAGAGGAACAACGGAGAAAGTACTTGAGGACTATATGTTTGACATAGGAGAACAAAACGAAATCGTATTAACTGCTGATAATATTTTGGTAACTAAATGA
- a CDS encoding T9SS type A sorting domain-containing protein has product MKKNLFTIALLATMCSVQAQLLHIDNSANVYVSQGTLVYSGGGVQTKGTGVVENHGNFMIQGTTTDVFRNLDASGTEITTGNAGGSFINKLNQPTAYASVNTNSSSATPVYTYGQLFISGLPQTAITGVVNQEYRAVSHGDYQQMGMPFYGKTIASLNANSGAELGKTFTTTRGSKNEILYWDNTNVYFPNLPTGLNTTMGVDTNPYAYYIMGGNGLDVSSATRTLVGRPVSDANMTVSLANAGANVNFGTGGSNLNPVNEKYYTYLQDGFSASAGLWTGNFGKNIYQFGNPFMTNLDLSNLGVNQTNSDGNYLSNIYGVRLEYQGVQYSTGGGGGASAYKFITFGGGSLAGDVDYAMIRPYGTFVVKLNDNVTQPTLNLANLRRFNYYSRNAATTPYSVSANKNGASGTLKQLGVIGLDANGKEVARTYYIVSPTTVSGHSSTVKAQVITSSSSLGTFEEDPVNGGYDLNNVNYWMYINEANEVNFKGKNIKLVNYDPSIVSYKFEIRENAALVANGTHILSAGEGFYYKKSTDTNVTAASQGATVTANGAANGVEYDLYYGVPNSGTLATSETNKSAKTMVIYNPDNDGYFVRFDGSWKTADINVFDMSGKLVFSQKGVNAKKDYDLSLDKKLNVGYIVNVVSEKGERVTSKIVR; this is encoded by the coding sequence ATGAAAAAAAATTTATTTACTATAGCACTTTTGGCCACGATGTGTTCTGTTCAGGCGCAGCTATTACACATCGATAATTCGGCAAATGTTTATGTAAGTCAAGGTACTTTGGTGTATAGTGGAGGTGGTGTACAAACGAAAGGGACTGGTGTAGTTGAGAACCACGGAAACTTTATGATCCAAGGAACAACAACTGATGTTTTCAGAAATTTAGATGCATCAGGTACTGAAATTACTACAGGAAATGCTGGCGGATCTTTTATTAACAAACTGAATCAGCCTACAGCTTATGCTTCTGTAAACACCAATTCTTCTTCTGCAACTCCGGTTTATACTTATGGACAGCTATTCATTTCAGGTTTACCTCAAACTGCAATCACAGGGGTGGTTAACCAGGAATACAGAGCTGTTAGTCACGGAGATTACCAGCAAATGGGGATGCCTTTCTACGGAAAGACGATTGCTTCTCTAAACGCGAATAGCGGTGCTGAATTAGGAAAGACCTTTACAACAACAAGAGGTTCTAAAAACGAAATTCTTTACTGGGATAATACAAACGTATATTTCCCTAATCTACCTACCGGACTGAACACAACTATGGGAGTTGATACCAATCCTTACGCTTATTATATTATGGGTGGAAACGGATTAGATGTGTCATCTGCCACTCGTACATTGGTAGGAAGACCGGTTTCTGATGCTAACATGACTGTTTCTTTGGCAAACGCAGGAGCAAATGTGAATTTCGGAACAGGAGGAAGCAACTTAAATCCTGTAAACGAAAAATACTATACGTATTTACAAGATGGGTTTAGTGCATCTGCTGGCCTATGGACAGGAAACTTCGGGAAAAATATTTATCAGTTTGGTAACCCGTTCATGACGAACTTAGATTTGAGTAATCTTGGTGTTAATCAAACTAACTCAGACGGTAATTATTTAAGTAACATTTACGGAGTTCGACTAGAATATCAGGGAGTACAATACTCAACCGGAGGTGGCGGTGGAGCTTCTGCTTATAAATTCATCACATTTGGTGGAGGATCTTTAGCCGGAGATGTTGACTATGCTATGATTAGACCTTACGGAACATTTGTGGTTAAATTGAACGACAATGTTACGCAGCCTACTTTAAACTTAGCCAACCTTCGCAGATTTAACTACTATTCAAGAAATGCTGCTACAACTCCATATTCTGTAAGTGCCAATAAAAACGGTGCAAGCGGTACATTGAAACAATTAGGAGTAATTGGCTTAGATGCTAACGGAAAAGAAGTGGCAAGAACTTATTATATTGTATCTCCAACTACTGTTTCCGGACATTCATCAACGGTGAAAGCTCAGGTGATCACATCCAGCAGTTCATTAGGAACTTTTGAAGAAGATCCTGTAAACGGAGGTTATGATCTGAATAATGTTAATTATTGGATGTATATCAACGAAGCGAATGAGGTTAACTTTAAAGGTAAGAATATTAAATTGGTAAATTACGATCCAAGTATTGTTTCTTACAAATTTGAAATAAGAGAAAATGCAGCTTTAGTTGCCAACGGAACTCATATTCTTTCTGCAGGTGAAGGGTTCTATTATAAAAAATCTACCGACACCAATGTAACAGCTGCTTCACAAGGAGCTACGGTTACAGCAAACGGTGCTGCAAACGGAGTAGAGTATGACTTATATTATGGGGTTCCTAATTCCGGAACTTTAGCAACTTCTGAAACAAATAAGTCTGCAAAAACAATGGTTATTTATAATCCTGATAATGACGGATATTTCGTAAGGTTTGACGGTTCATGGAAAACAGCAGATATAAATGTGTTTGATATGAGCGGTAAATTAGTTTTCTCTCAAAAAGGAGTGAATGCGAAAAAAGACTATGATTTGAGCTTAGATAAGAAACTTAATGTAGGCTATATTGTTAACGTTGTGTCTGAAAAAGGAGAAAGAGTAACCTCAAAAATTGTAAGATAA
- a CDS encoding signal peptidase codes for MKKIYFKLVFTFCLLMCTFFYAQTPTNPNPPGGVGGGTPGAQASPIDMYVYVLGIVAMLLIVFFTKKYKSQKI; via the coding sequence ATGAAAAAGATTTATTTCAAACTTGTATTTACATTCTGTCTGTTAATGTGTACATTTTTTTACGCACAGACACCTACTAACCCTAATCCTCCGGGTGGAGTAGGCGGAGGTACTCCGGGAGCTCAGGCTTCGCCGATCGATATGTATGTGTATGTACTGGGAATCGTAGCTATGTTGCTTATCGTATTCTTTACAAAAAAATACAAAAGTCAAAAAATATAA
- a CDS encoding peroxiredoxin family protein — MKKILLLSGMMAGLSIHAQFSITIQGPEGFKEQDAVLYTLSGSKDIIVTKEQKKNNVWTFKYPKAYSGMMKAYFPNTNNTVTFISENKNVNIRLEADGNKIKDIIYLDEANALMSSIQESSQKKEVILPALSQIKEYYKDNTEFGKALKAEIGRLSGNDNSDASKFPFVNYYNTNYNKYLSAENTKKISQDDIINFIDKSNDMLETSSLLRPLLVAYLNNGGNTNVAGSVDQLLDKLKVETPRGQTVLSELIDIFDVYDMAEYKNKYLGLAKNLKCTITDRLASTLKSNANVELGAVFPNYKFQSAVNTDAKTIHDVKADKKVIVFWSSTCSHCETELPQLLAKYKELQAKKIQIIGLSLDTDKSSYTTRIAAFPWINDSELRGWNSSYSETYNVHATPTYFILDANNKIISKPEHVGNVLEYFNAK; from the coding sequence ATGAAAAAGATACTTTTATTGTCGGGGATGATGGCAGGATTGTCTATCCATGCTCAGTTTTCAATCACTATTCAAGGACCGGAAGGATTCAAAGAGCAAGATGCTGTTTTATATACACTGAGTGGATCTAAAGATATCATTGTTACCAAAGAACAGAAAAAAAATAATGTATGGACGTTTAAGTATCCTAAAGCTTATTCCGGGATGATGAAGGCGTATTTTCCTAATACAAATAATACGGTAACATTTATTTCTGAAAATAAGAATGTAAACATCAGGCTTGAGGCAGACGGTAATAAAATAAAGGACATCATTTATCTTGATGAAGCCAATGCTTTAATGAGTAGTATTCAGGAATCATCTCAAAAGAAAGAAGTGATACTTCCTGCGCTATCACAAATAAAAGAATATTATAAAGACAATACAGAGTTTGGAAAAGCTTTAAAAGCGGAAATAGGAAGACTATCCGGAAATGATAATTCAGATGCATCTAAATTTCCTTTTGTGAATTATTATAATACAAATTATAATAAGTACTTATCTGCTGAAAATACCAAAAAAATTTCCCAGGATGATATCATTAACTTTATCGATAAGTCCAATGATATGCTGGAAACCTCTTCTTTGCTAAGACCATTATTGGTGGCATACCTGAACAACGGCGGAAATACTAATGTTGCTGGCTCTGTAGATCAATTATTAGATAAGCTAAAGGTAGAAACTCCTCGTGGACAAACTGTTTTATCAGAACTTATTGATATTTTTGACGTCTATGATATGGCGGAATATAAAAATAAGTATTTAGGGCTTGCAAAGAATCTTAAATGCACGATTACAGATCGATTGGCATCCACATTAAAATCTAATGCCAATGTGGAATTAGGGGCAGTTTTCCCTAACTATAAATTTCAGTCTGCTGTAAATACCGATGCAAAGACAATTCATGATGTAAAAGCAGATAAAAAGGTTATTGTTTTCTGGTCGTCTACATGTTCACACTGTGAAACCGAGCTTCCGCAGTTGCTGGCAAAATACAAGGAATTACAAGCTAAAAAGATTCAGATTATTGGATTGTCATTGGATACTGACAAAAGCTCATATACAACTAGAATTGCGGCCTTTCCTTGGATCAATGATTCGGAATTGAGAGGATGGAACAGTTCATACTCGGAAACCTATAATGTACATGCTACACCGACCTATTTTATTTTAGATGCTAACAATAAGATTATCAGTAAACCAGAGCATGTAGGGAATGTTTTAGAATATTTTAATGCAAAATAA
- a CDS encoding DUF3810 domain-containing protein: protein MISFFESLFEIQKKTHQLLFSWVPFSLGDILYVVLGIFILYSFIEFLKKRERNKTMIRFLFTINIIYFCYQVFWGMLYFQTPIFQKLSSQKEPDINQAKALALKYLEKCKASRKRVKEDKNGIFMISNLNTIQTEILHRQQAIPRFITTKKAPEINSFKPSLFKNVMSFTGILGYYNPFTAEAQYNSQLPFTSIPFTMAHESSHQLGFAREQEANFVGYLIGSTSSNTELRYSTEYFTLRSLLRFIVETDPEFVESVLNNYSEGMKRDRAFEKAFILEHQSWLDDFFGFTNNLFLKSNQQEGSVTYSYFIDLLLNYEK from the coding sequence ATGATTTCTTTTTTTGAAAGTCTTTTTGAAATTCAGAAAAAAACTCATCAGCTTCTCTTTTCATGGGTTCCTTTTTCGTTGGGCGATATTTTATATGTAGTCTTAGGGATCTTTATTTTGTATTCTTTTATTGAATTTTTAAAAAAGAGAGAAAGAAACAAAACCATGATAAGATTTCTTTTCACCATTAATATCATATACTTCTGCTATCAGGTATTCTGGGGTATGTTATATTTTCAAACACCAATCTTCCAAAAGCTGTCAAGCCAAAAAGAGCCTGATATCAACCAAGCAAAAGCACTAGCTCTGAAATATCTTGAAAAATGCAAAGCCAGCAGGAAAAGGGTAAAAGAGGACAAAAACGGCATCTTTATGATTTCTAACCTCAATACTATTCAAACTGAAATTCTACACAGACAACAAGCAATACCTCGATTCATTACAACTAAAAAAGCTCCGGAGATCAATTCCTTTAAGCCCAGTCTCTTCAAAAACGTAATGAGCTTTACCGGAATTCTCGGATATTATAATCCTTTCACCGCAGAAGCTCAATACAATTCGCAGCTTCCCTTTACATCAATTCCTTTTACAATGGCTCACGAAAGTTCACATCAATTAGGTTTTGCCAGGGAACAGGAGGCTAATTTTGTAGGCTATCTGATCGGCAGTACATCTTCAAACACGGAATTACGCTACAGCACCGAATACTTCACTTTAAGAAGCCTTTTAAGATTTATTGTAGAAACTGATCCTGAATTCGTAGAATCAGTTTTAAACAACTATTCTGAAGGAATGAAAAGGGACAGGGCATTTGAAAAAGCTTTCATTCTGGAACATCAGAGCTGGCTGGATGATTTTTTTGGGTTCACCAACAATCTGTTTCTTAAAAGCAATCAGCAGGAAGGTTCCGTTACTTATTCCTACTTTATCGATTTACTCCTAAACTACGAAAAATAA
- a CDS encoding sugar MFS transporter yields the protein MSNYSKQTNWGQFIPLVTVFFFWGFVAASNDILIPVFKKAFNLTQTESMLVQICFYVAYTVGSLIYMFISKGLKQDLINKIGYKNGLISGLLISAAGTLLFYPAANMGSFPLMISGLFIVGLGFSLQQIVANPLAIEVGPVETGSQRLTMAGGINNLGTTIGPLIVSFAIFGSATAASTEVSIESVKIPYLILGAAFVLVAIMLKFSSLPTVTPTNTENTDDSTPGEHRKSALQYPQLIMGMIAIFVYVGVEVSTASNLPAYMEKDLGFETKDVAPYISLYWASMMIGRWTGAVDAFDFSAGFKKILRFLAPYLAFGVFLLVNAIAKHDLTPFYVYGLIIIVMIICDVMSKGNPARMLLIFSTAGIIALLTGMFTSGMVSVYAFTSVGLFCSTLWPCIFALAINGLGKHTNQGSGLLIMMIMGGGIVSLIQGYIADLTTIHISYIVGVICFAYLAFYAIRVTGILKSQGIDLDKLTKGSGH from the coding sequence ATGTCGAATTATTCTAAACAAACTAACTGGGGACAGTTTATTCCATTAGTTACAGTATTTTTTTTCTGGGGTTTTGTTGCAGCCAGTAATGATATCCTAATCCCGGTTTTCAAAAAAGCATTTAATTTAACGCAAACCGAAAGTATGCTCGTACAAATCTGTTTTTACGTAGCATATACAGTGGGTTCATTAATTTATATGTTTATTTCGAAAGGGCTGAAACAAGATTTAATCAATAAAATAGGCTACAAAAACGGATTAATTTCCGGACTATTGATTTCAGCTGCGGGAACTTTATTATTTTATCCTGCTGCCAATATGGGATCTTTCCCATTAATGATCTCCGGATTATTTATTGTCGGTTTAGGATTTTCTTTACAGCAAATCGTTGCCAATCCTCTTGCAATTGAAGTAGGACCTGTAGAAACAGGCTCTCAGAGATTAACGATGGCGGGTGGAATCAACAATTTGGGAACAACGATTGGTCCTCTGATCGTTTCTTTCGCAATTTTTGGTTCTGCTACAGCAGCAAGCACTGAGGTTAGTATAGAAAGTGTAAAAATTCCTTATCTTATTTTAGGTGCTGCATTTGTTTTGGTAGCTATTATGCTTAAATTTTCATCACTTCCTACAGTTACTCCTACCAATACTGAAAACACTGACGATTCTACACCGGGAGAACACAGAAAATCAGCGCTACAGTACCCTCAGCTCATTATGGGGATGATTGCCATCTTTGTTTATGTAGGAGTAGAGGTATCTACCGCCAGTAATTTACCTGCATACATGGAAAAAGACCTGGGATTTGAAACAAAAGATGTAGCTCCTTATATTTCTCTTTATTGGGCTTCTATGATGATTGGACGTTGGACAGGAGCTGTTGATGCTTTTGATTTTAGTGCAGGATTCAAGAAGATATTAAGATTTTTAGCTCCTTATTTGGCTTTTGGAGTATTCCTATTGGTTAATGCAATTGCAAAACATGACTTAACACCTTTCTATGTGTATGGTTTAATTATTATTGTAATGATTATCTGTGATGTAATGAGTAAAGGAAATCCTGCGAGAATGCTTCTTATTTTCTCTACTGCAGGAATCATAGCCCTGCTTACCGGAATGTTTACAAGCGGAATGGTTTCTGTATATGCATTCACAAGTGTAGGTTTATTCTGTTCTACATTATGGCCTTGTATTTTTGCTCTTGCCATCAATGGTCTCGGAAAACACACCAATCAAGGTTCCGGATTATTGATCATGATGATCATGGGAGGTGGAATTGTAAGCCTTATCCAGGGATATATTGCAGATTTAACAACAATACATATCAGTTATATTGTAGGAGTTATTTGTTTTGCATATTTAGCCTTCTACGCAATCCGCGTGACTGGTATTTTAAAATCTCAGGGAATAGACCTTGACAAACTCACAAAAGGAAGTGGTCATTAA
- a CDS encoding lysophospholipid acyltransferase family protein, producing MGKILNYLWRFWLLLLAFFLTIFFGLPVYILSFSKKHYKYAYKFIRFWSYGMFYGMGLRHEVTKLSNQQLEKGKQYVIISNHTSIMDIMLTCILFPHHPICFVGKKELVKIPIFGTIYKRICVMVDRSSARSRADVYRRSAEKMEEGCSIVIFPEGGVPDDTSIILDEFKDGAFTLSSKHNSPIVIHTFVGLKEIFPFENSKGYPGKVKVFYNGILAPSDSPKDLKLSSFETIKKTLVKYS from the coding sequence GTGGGAAAGATTTTAAATTATCTCTGGAGATTTTGGCTTTTGCTATTGGCCTTTTTTTTAACAATATTTTTCGGGCTCCCGGTTTATATTTTATCTTTTAGCAAAAAGCATTATAAATATGCCTATAAATTTATCCGGTTCTGGAGCTACGGAATGTTCTACGGAATGGGCTTGAGACATGAGGTTACTAAACTTTCCAATCAACAGCTCGAAAAGGGAAAACAATATGTGATTATTTCTAATCATACTTCCATTATGGATATTATGCTTACCTGCATTTTATTTCCGCATCACCCGATCTGCTTTGTCGGAAAAAAGGAACTGGTGAAAATTCCTATTTTCGGGACCATCTATAAAAGGATTTGTGTAATGGTAGACAGAAGCAGCGCAAGAAGCCGTGCTGACGTTTATAGAAGAAGTGCTGAAAAAATGGAAGAAGGTTGTAGCATCGTGATTTTTCCTGAAGGCGGAGTTCCTGATGATACTTCTATTATTTTAGATGAATTCAAGGATGGAGCATTTACTTTGTCTTCCAAGCACAATTCGCCTATTGTGATCCATACCTTCGTCGGTTTAAAAGAAATTTTCCCCTTCGAGAACTCCAAAGGTTATCCCGGTAAAGTAAAAGTTTTTTACAACGGTATTTTAGCTCCTTCAGATTCTCCAAAAGACTTAAAATTGTCTTCTTTTGAGACAATAAAAAAAACTTTAGTTAAATACTCTTAA
- a CDS encoding GtrA family protein, with protein MRELLLRQKQILFFIIAGGLSAIVEIGSFKIFNTRLPIIFPQETNFHGIHYPLSNILSTSCGIITNYFLSIWFVFERGKHSKNREFAYFMAVSFLSTLLSLSFFQLFYSFIFKDNISLIFYTLSPEMISKIAAILLVSILNYSIKKKVIFNG; from the coding sequence ATGAGAGAATTACTCCTACGTCAAAAACAAATTTTATTCTTCATCATAGCTGGAGGACTAAGTGCCATTGTAGAAATTGGAAGCTTTAAAATTTTCAATACCCGTCTTCCCATCATCTTTCCCCAGGAAACCAATTTTCATGGTATTCATTATCCTTTAAGTAATATTTTGTCTACAAGCTGTGGCATTATCACCAATTATTTCCTGAGCATCTGGTTTGTTTTCGAAAGAGGAAAACATTCCAAAAACAGAGAGTTTGCTTATTTTATGGCGGTCTCTTTTCTTTCTACCTTATTAAGCCTTAGTTTTTTTCAGTTATTTTACAGTTTCATCTTCAAAGATAATATCAGTTTAATTTTCTATACGCTAAGTCCGGAAATGATTAGTAAAATTGCAGCAATTTTATTAGTTTCGATACTTAATTATTCAATAAAGAAAAAAGTAATTTTTAATGGGTAG
- a CDS encoding ATPase, whose protein sequence is MVAIVDSGSTKSDWVILDDFKNVFLKTETIGFNPNFISKELIVPEIENNKSLTSVKNSITKIYFYGSGCGVKQNCEIIEEEVGKVFTNAEVIVKEDLTAAAYAAYNGKPTIVCILGTGSNSCYFDGENIKIKLPSLGYLMGDEGSGSAIGKQLVRRFFMQKLPQDLHLEFKNTYDLTIDEALKNMYHTTRPNAYLANFNKFVVERKDHPYFRKMIFDEMMSFFDYQVLPYEESKDAEISFIGSIAYYYENILRSAAAELHLNVGQIVQKPIESLVDYHIKYIL, encoded by the coding sequence ATGGTTGCTATTGTTGATAGTGGTTCTACCAAATCTGATTGGGTAATCCTGGATGACTTCAAAAACGTTTTCTTAAAGACCGAAACCATTGGTTTTAATCCCAATTTTATCAGCAAAGAGCTTATCGTACCCGAAATTGAAAATAATAAAAGCCTGACATCGGTTAAAAACTCGATCACTAAGATTTATTTCTATGGTTCAGGCTGTGGTGTGAAACAGAATTGCGAAATCATAGAAGAAGAAGTAGGAAAAGTTTTTACCAATGCAGAAGTTATCGTAAAAGAAGATCTTACCGCGGCTGCTTATGCTGCGTATAACGGCAAACCCACGATTGTCTGTATTTTAGGTACAGGCTCCAATTCTTGTTATTTCGACGGAGAAAATATAAAAATAAAACTTCCTTCATTAGGTTATCTGATGGGAGACGAAGGAAGCGGCAGTGCTATTGGAAAACAACTGGTACGCAGATTTTTTATGCAGAAACTTCCTCAGGATTTACATCTTGAATTCAAAAATACATATGATTTAACCATTGATGAAGCGTTGAAAAATATGTATCATACGACAAGACCTAACGCTTATTTAGCCAATTTTAATAAATTTGTTGTAGAAAGGAAAGATCATCCTTACTTCCGGAAAATGATTTTCGATGAAATGATGAGTTTTTTCGATTATCAGGTTCTGCCTTATGAAGAATCAAAAGACGCTGAGATCAGTTTCATTGGTTCTATAGCCTATTACTATGAAAATATCTTACGTTCTGCGGCAGCAGAGCTTCATTTAAATGTGGGGCAAATCGTACAAAAACCTATTGAGAGTTTAGTAGATTACCACATTAAATATATACTATAA